From one Anopheles bellator chromosome 1, idAnoBellAS_SP24_06.2, whole genome shotgun sequence genomic stretch:
- the LOC131205844 gene encoding myeloid leukemia factor: MSLFGMMNDLEDDPIFGHHMRSMRQMNNMLNSLFSDPFGMLGGGGMESIGAGPAGFGMRHNALMPFMAPTMGMNRLLNPAGVPDMGPSYCSSSVISMTSGPDGPQVYQATSSTRTGPGGIKETRKTVQDSRTGTKKMAIGHHIGERAHIIEREQNMSTGTQEERQDFINLDDEEAEDFDREFQSKARSSMSRRTPHGIGRRTEQLALPSTQPAPSQRILSITEVTDDNTCERCGNPSDTAICQRCNHSNGSPNRIPQQQQQQQHQASKGSRSNRQQQQQQSAANYGSSNPVATARRPIRSPASSPLSMSSAPIGGGSNHHHITTSVHPHPYNVSGRKSRSLKGPSSSTTPQHHYQ, translated from the exons ATGTCTCTCTTCGGGATGATGAACGATCTGGAGGATGATCCAATCTTTGG ACATCACATGCGTTCGATGCGCCAGATGAACAACATGCTCAACTCACTGTTCTCCGACCCGTTCGGAATGCTCGGGGGCGGTGGAATGGAGAGCATTGGTGCGGGGCCCGCTGGGTTCGGTATGCGCCACAACGCACTGATGCCGTTTATGGCCCCGACCATGGGCATGAACCGCTTGCTGAACCCGGCCGGTGTCCCCGACATGGGCCCTTCGTACTGCAGTAGCAGCGTTATTTCGATGACATCCGGCCCGGATGGGCCCCAGGTGTACCAGGCCACGTCAAGCACacgcaccggaccgggtggCATCAAGGAAACGCGCAAGACCGTGCAGGACAGTCGCACCGGCACGAAGAAGATGGCCATAGGGCATCACATCGGCGAGCGGGCACATATTATTGAGCGCGAGCAAAATATGTCCACCGGCACCCAGGAGGAGCGCCAGGATTTCATCAACCTCGATGACGAGGAAGCGGAAGACTTTGACCGCGAGTTCCAAAGTAAAGCGCGCAGTTCAATGAGccgccgcacgccgcacggAATTGGCCGCCGCACCGAACAGTTGGCCCTTCCATCAACACAACCGGC TCCGTCGCAGCGAATTCTTTCGATTACGGAAGTAACGGACGACAACACGTGCGAACGCTGTGGCAATCCGAGTGATACAGCAATCTGCCAGAGGTGTAACCATAGCAACGGCAGTCCGAATCGGAttcctcagcagcagcagcagcagcagcatcaggcgTCAAAAGGGTCGCGCAGTAAtagacagcagcagcaacaacagagTGCGGCAAACTACGGAAGTTCCAATCCGGTAGCCACAGCCCGTCGACCGATTCGATCGCCAGCGTCGTCTCCGTTGAGCATGTCGTCGGCGCCAATCGGTGGTGGCAGTAATCATCATCACATTACGACAAG CGTTCATCCGCATCCGTACAACGTATCCGGCAGAAAGTCACGATCGTTGAAGGGCCCCTCTTCGTCCACTACACCACAGCACCATTATCAGTAA
- the LOC131206429 gene encoding enoyl-[acyl-carrier-protein] reductase, mitochondrial, with protein MSLIAQRFTVVKAVSRQHFCAMSTVARVLRYGEFGEPAKVLRLQEEAVPEPKDGEVLVRTLGAPINPADINTIQGKYPVKPAFPAVGGNECVGEVVAIGGGASGAHFKVGDRVVPFATGLGTWRSHAIYGAGQLMKVPASIGVAEAATITVNPCTGYRMLKDFVSLQPGDTVIQNGANSACGQVIIQLCRAWGIECVGIVRDRPEFGQLKAYLKELGASEILTEEELRTTKLFKDGIFRKPKLALNCVGGKNALEMSRHLDQAGVMVTYGGMSREPVTVPTASLIFKDLRFVGFWMTRWTKENASSPQRAEMFNELFGLIDRGLKAPAHEFIPFENYVAAVTNAESIQGFVGKKYIFSF; from the exons ATGTCCCTGATTGCGCAACGATTCACGGTAGTAAAGGCCGTCAGCAGGCAGCATTTCTGCGCGATGAGCACCGTTGCCCGAGTGCTACGATACGGAGAGTTTGGTGAACCGGCAAAGGTGCTCCGCTTGCAGGAGGAAGCGGTGCCAGAGCCGAAGGATGGCGAGGTACTGGTGCGGACTCTCGGAGCACCGATCAATCCCGCGGACATCAACACGATTCAGG GAAAATATCCGGTAAAGCCCGCGTTCCCGGCGGTTGGTGGTAACGAATGCGTTGGCGAAGTGGTCgccatcggcggtggcgccaGCGGGGCCCATTTCAAGGTGGGCGATCGTGTTGTGCCGTTTGCGACCGGGCTTGGAACTTGGCGTTCCCATGCCATCTACGGTGCGGGTCAGCTGATGAAAGTTCCTGCGAGTATCGGAGTGGCGGAAGCCGCCACCATTACCGTCAACCCGTGCACCGGCTACCGAATGCTGAAGGACTTCGTGTCACTGCAACCGGGCGATACGGTCATACAGAACGGGGCCAATTCGGCCTGCGGTCAAGTAATAATTCAGCTGTGCCGGGCATGGGGTATCGAATGTGTCGGCATCGTGCGTGATCGACCCGAGTTTGGGCAGCTGAAGGCGTACCTCAAAGAGCTCGGGGCGTCCGAGATCCTCACCGAAGAGGAACTGCGGACAACCAAACTGTTCAAGGATGGAATATTCCGCAAACCGAAGCTGGCACTGAACTGTGTCGGTGGAAAGAATGCGCTGGAGATGTCCCGCCACCTGGACCAGGCCGGTGTTATGGTTACATACGGTGGTATGTCCCGCGAGCCGGTCACGGTGCCGACGGCATCGCTCATCTTTAAGGATCTTCGCTTCGTTGGCTTCTGGATGACGCGCTGGACAAAGGAAAATGCCAGCAGTCCGCAGCGTGCGGAAATGTTCAACGAACTGTTCGGACTGATCGACCGAGGCCTGAAGGCGCCCGCGCATGAGTTCATTCCGTTCGAAAACTATGTGGCCGCCGTTACAAATGCTGAAAGCATTCAGGGATTCGTTGGGAAGAAgtatattttcagtttttaa
- the LOC131216421 gene encoding protein OSCP1 codes for MTVTNLLIILNLGCEMLYVIDQRLKAQSIPLDKSAQVLREITEVLLDPKFLHYISTAYQQSMLTVQQTRILLTDIACCSLMRLDVSSMDKLWDLMVMIFKWQMFLTNKNAPLLLDLTFRHLDGIGRLIPEMRKQILIDSVKKSLIELWDPLCEDEQTIVHRKVYKWLKPYNTKISILIRMGLQKSNGEFESEPKNNVFYNYYTTNIGENIYSKTSNLNALKAHNDPSNAMGSSSSDMITAGREIDTLVQQLNIQHKPGHTEPNDGSESSKKPDQSTSMHSGLNEIVMNEDAHRQAASSQQSAEPQEDGSRERAREQPDQPTVLQISNGKESNLEKLMKKIKLDKEEFDVADRGAIDANDELLKMFDQNLQL; via the exons ATGACCGTAACGAATCTATTGATTATTCTGAATTTGGGGTGCGAAATGTTGTACGTGATTGACCAACGCCTGAAGGCTCAATCGATTCCGCTGGATAAATCTGCACAGG TGCTTCGCGAAATCACCGAGGTGTTGCTGGACCCCAAATTCCTGCACTACATCTCAACGGCGTACCAGCAGAGCATGCTGACGGTACAGCAAACGCGCATACTGCTGACTGATATCGCCTGTTGCTCGCTGATGCGTCTGGACGTTAGCTCGATGGACAAACTTTGGGAtctgatggtgatgattttcAAGTGGCAAATGTTTCTGACCAACAAGAAtgctccgctgctgctggatctcACGTTCCGCCATTTGGACGGTATTGGACGGCTGATTCCGGAGATGCGCAAACAAATTCTGATCGACAGCGTCAAGAAATCGCTGATCGAACTTTGGGACCCGCTGTGCGAAGACGAGCAGACTATCGTGCACCGCAAGGTGTACAAGTGGCTGAAACCGTACAATACGAAAATTTCCATTCTCATCCGCATGGGGCTGCAAAAATCGAACGGAGAGTTTGAATCCGAGCCAAAGAACAACGTGTTTTACAACTACTACACCACCAATATTGGTGAAAACATCTACTCCAAAACGTCCAACTTAAACGCGCTTAAGGCACACAATGACCCGTCGAATGCGATGGGCAGCAGCTCGAGCGACATGATAACGGCCGGCCGCGAAATCGATACACTTGTGCAGCAGCTAAACATACAGCATAAGCCTGGTCACACGGAACCAAACGATGGGTCCGAAAGTTCGAAGAAACCCGACCAATCCACTTCTATGCACAGTGGCCTAAATGAGATTGTAATGAACGAAGATGCTCACCGCCAGGCAGCATCGAGCCAGCAATCGGCAGAGCCGCAGGAGGACGGATCGCGCGAACGTGCCCGTGAGCAGCCGGATCAGCCGACCGTGCTGCAGATCAGCAACGGAAAGGAGAGTAATCTGGAGAAActgatgaaaaaaattaaattagatAAGGAAGAGTTTGACGTGGCCGACCGGGGCGCGATCGATGCTAACGACGAGCTGCTGAAGATGTTTGATCAAAATTTACAACTTTAA
- the LOC131208371 gene encoding probable enoyl-CoA hydratase, mitochondrial: MANIARILVSGAGRQSNFLRFYCSAPKSYEFIKAELTGEKKNVALITLNRPKALNALCNGLVAEISDALDRYEADDSIGAIVITGSEKAFAAGADIKEMQPNTYAKCINTDFLANWTRVAKAQKPVIAAVNGYALGGGCELAMMCDIIYAGDKAKFGQPEIALGTIPGAGGSQRTARAMGKSKAMEMCLTGNMITAEEAERSGLVSKVFPADKLVGEAVKLGEKISSFSPLIVRLCKEAVNTAYESSLSEGLKFERRHFHATFSTKDRLEGMTAFVEKRAPNFKNE; encoded by the exons ATGGCGAATATCGCTCGTATTCTCGTTTCCGGCGCCGGCCGCCAGTCGAATTTTCTTCGGTTTTACTGCAGCG CTCCCAAATCGTACGAGTTTATCAAAGCCGAGCTGAcgggagagaagaaaaacgtgGCCCTTATCACGCTGAACCGGCCGAAGGCGCTGAATGCGCTGTGCAACGGGCTGGTGGCCGAAATCAGCGACGCACTCGATCGGTACGAGGCGGACGATTCGATCGGAGCGATCGTCATCACGGGCAGCGAGAAGGCGTTCGCGGCCGGTGCCGACATCAAAGAGATGCAACCGAACACGTACGCCAAGTGCATCAACACCGACTTCCTGGCCAACTGGACGCGGGTGGCCAAGGCACAGAAACCCGTCATAGCCGCGGTCAACGGGTACGCCTTGGGGGGCGGCTGTGAGCTGGCGATGATGTGCGACATTATCTACGCCGGCGACAAGGCCAAGTTCGGGCAGCCGGAAATAGCGCTCGGCACGATTCCCGGAGCCGGCGGTTCCCAGCGGACGGCGCGAGCGATGGGCAAATCGAAGGCTATGGAAATGTGCCTAACCGGCAACATGATCACGGCCGAAGAAGCGGAACGGTCGGGTCTGGTCAGCAAGGTGTTCCCGGCGGACAAGCTGGTCGGTGAGGCTGTGAAGCTGGGCGAGAAAATCTCCTCCTTCTCGCCGCTGATCGTTCGTCTGTGCAAGGAAGCGGTCAACACGGCGTACGAGTCATCGCTCAGCGAAGGACTCAAGTTCGAGCGCCGTCACTTCCACGCCACCTTCTCGACCAAGGACCGGCTCGAGGGGATGACGGCGTTTGTTGAGAAGCGCGCACCGAACTTCAAGAACGAGTAA
- the LOC131206428 gene encoding SET and MYND domain-containing protein 4 gives MCTSLEEPFGGWELLEELWPSIAAKDPTGSSMVTSTGETSRVMEFLELELQNAWESPNVRERLQLRPDMKDTRTANDTRTKGNDLFHPKVKRYIEAIKWYNESLCFSESGSEERALAYANRSAACFELHRYSECLENVRLARASNYPARLMEKLLKREQAAKQALQSNDVNNNPKKDKNDTGRNQKQAHSLTLTYDANRTIPQVANCLELTESDQFGRYVVTNRDLKAGDVVAIEKPTHTLLLDKYRHMRCDFCHHERLYTLIPCEGCTVAMYCSNECLEAALRSYHCYECPILRDLWRMFTKIPLMAMRTVTTAIVSFDRNLDEMRLHLDALELDGANVNAFALDWHTASPRDIYNTVHTLDTNERRRDKKDLAQRIFFALFMRDLLLERTVLGPVCEHQPERSQLLYKLLLRHVQTTATNMHSLYYMEYDPHTEEFNPSTYASACFPLLSMLNHSCAPNISRVTLPDASCGVLVVRPIPKGGQLFDNYGKHHCLDDLISRRVELAKQYKFFCRCEACENNYGRFFQLPGVDVQQFGAIDTYGIHAKLVRHQPKVAAELLPKLVGYLNNLGCQYPRYELSTTQELFLRAFEILHKETSDLVRDLQYCKP, from the exons ATGTGTACCTCGCTGGAGGAACCGTTCGGCGGATGGGAATTGCTCGAAGAGCTGTGGCCAAGCATCGCTGCGAAAGATCCAACAGGCTCATCGATGGTAACGTCGACCGGAGAAACATCCCGAGTGATGGAGTTTCTTGAACTAGAGTTGCAGAATGCGTGGGAAAGTCCGAATGTGCGTGAGCGATTGCAGCTACGGCCGGATATGAAGGACACCCGAACGGCAAACGACACTCGCACCAAAGGCAACGACTTGTTTCACCCGAAGGTGAAACGGTACATCGAGGCCATCAAGTGGTACAACGAAAGTTTGTGCTTCTCCGAAAGCGGTTCCGAAGAAAGGGCCCTAGCGTACGCAAACCGGTCCGCCGCCTGCTTCGAGCTGCACCGTTACAGCGAGTGTCTGGAAAACGTTCGCCTTGCCCGTGCGTCCAATTATCCGGCCCGGCTGATGGAAAAACTGCTAAAGCGCGAGCAAGCCGCCAAGCAGGCTCTGCAAAGCAACGATGTGAACAACAATCCCAAAAAGGACAAGAACGACACAGGGCGGAATCAGAAACAGGCACACAGCTTGACGCTCACGTACGATGCGAACCGTACCATTCCGCAAGTGGCCAACTGTTTGGAACTAACCGAGAGCGACCAGTTTGGGCGCTATGTGGTGACCAATCGCGACCTGAAAGCAGGCGACGTAGTAGCCATCGAGAAACCGACGCATACTTTGCTGCTCGACAAGTACCGCCACATGAGATGCGACTTTTGTCACCACGAGCGTCTGTACACTCTGATCCCTTGCGAAGGCTGTACCGTGGCCATGTACTGTTCAAACGAGTGCCTTGAAGCGGCGCTTCGCAGCTACCATTGCTACGAATGTCCCATCCTGCGGGACTTGTGGCGAATGTTCACCAAAATACCCCTGATGGCGATGCGCACCGTAACCACGGCGATCGTGTCGTTCGATCGTAATCTCGATGAAATGCGGCTGCATTTAGACGCACTGGAACTGGACGGTGCCAATGTGAATGCCTTTGCCCTGGACTGGCACACGGCATCGCCGCGAGATATTTACAACACGGTACACACGCTAgacacgaacgaacggcgtCGCGATAAAAAGGATCTTGCCCAACGGATCTTCTTTGCCCTGTTCATGCGGgatctgctgctggagcgCACCGTGCTTGGACCGGTCTGCGAACACCAGCCGGAGCGTTCGCAGTTGCTGTACAAACTGCTGCTTCGCCACGTGCAAACTACTGCGACGAACATGCACTCGCTGTACTACATGGAATACGATCCGCACACTGAGGAATTCAACCCTTCCACCTACGCCTCGGCTTGCTTCCCTCTACTCAGCATGCTAAACCACTCGTGTGCGCCGAACATTTCGCGAGTCACTCTGCCCGATGCAAGCTGTGGCGTGCTGGTTGTAAGACCGATTCCGAAAGGAGGACAGTTGTTTGACAACTACGG AAAGCACCATTGTCTTGACGATCTTATCAGTCGGCGCGTGGAATTGGCCAAGCAGTACAAGTTCTTCTGCCGATGCGAGGCATGCGAAAACAATTACGGCCGGTTTTTCCAACTTCCCGGCGTCGACGTACAGCAgttcggtgcgatcgatacGTACGGAATCCACGCTAAGCTGGTGCGCCACCAGCCGAAGGTGGCTGCCGAACTGCTGCCAAAACTGGTCGGCTACCTGAACAACCTCGGCTGCCAGTATCCACGGTACGAACTGAGTACGACCCAAGAACTGTTTCTGCGCGCCTTCGAAATTCTGCACAAGGAAACGTCCGATCTCGTGCGCGATCTGCAGTACTGTAAACCGTAA
- the LOC131213021 gene encoding mitochondrial uncoupling protein Bmcp, which yields MGEIRDWRPFVYGGMASIMAEFGTFPIDTTKTRLQVQGQKLDRSHSELRYRGMMDAFVKISRQEGVKALYSGIWPAVLRQATYGTIKFGTYYTLKTMATDRGWLHDKATGNESVWCNAACATMAGAISSAIANPTDVLKVRMQVHGKGAKDAGLVRCFREIYVHEGVRGLWRGVGPTAQRAAVIAAVELPVYDFCKLHLMETFGDQVANHFLSSFIASLGSAIASTPIDVIRTRLMNQRHVHRLEHNISPAATATTTTASATTHHAGTASSPVRLYYTGSVDCAVQTVRNEGFRALYKGFIPTWVRMGPWNIIFFITYEQLKQFY from the exons ATGGGAGAAATTCGTGATTGGAGGCCTTTCGTTTACGGCGGCATGGCATCGATAATGGCTGAATTCG GAACGTTCCCTATCGACACAACAAAGACGCGTCTTCAGGTTCAAGGTCAGAAACTGGATCGATCGCACAGCGAGCTGCGGTACCGCGGTATGATGGATGCGTTTGTGAAAATTTCCCGCCAAGAGGGCGTTAAGGCGCTGTACTCCGG GATCTGGCCCGCCGTGCTGCGACAAGCAACGTACGGTACGATCAAGTTCGGTACGTATTACACGCTcaaaacgatggccaccgaccggggctGGCTTCACGATAAGGCCACGGGCAACGAGAGTGTGTGGTGTAATGCGGCCTGCGCCACGATGGCCGGTGCAATCTCGAGCGCCATCGCCAACCCCACCGACGTGCTGAAGGTTCGAATGCAAGTGCACGGCAAGGGAGCGAAAGATGCTGGCCTGGTGCGCTGCTTCCGGGAGATCTACGTGCACGAAGGTGTGCGCGGCCTGTGGCGAGGCGTGGGTCCAACGGCACAGCGGGCCGCCGTGATAGCGGCCGTCGAGCTACCGGTGTACGATTTTTGCAAATTGCATCTGATGGAAACATTTGGCGACCAGGTCGCTAACCATTTCCT ATCTAGTTTTATAGCGAGCTTAGGAAGTGCCATTGCTTCAACGCCAATCGATGTGATAAGA ACCCGCCTCATGAACCAAAGGCACGTGCACCGCCTGGAACACAACATTTCTCCGGCAGCCACGGCAACCACCACAACGGCCAGCGCAACCACCCACCATGCGGGCACAGCCAGCAGTCCGGTGCGTCTGTACTACACCGGAAGCGTAGACTGTGCCGTGCAAACCGTGCGCAACGAAGGCTTCCGAGCGCTGTACAAAGGTTTCATCCCGACCTGGGTACGCATGGGACCGTGGAACATCATTTTCTTCATCACCTACGAGCAACTGAAGCAGTTCTACTGA
- the LOC131216422 gene encoding U6 snRNA-associated Sm-like protein LSm8 codes for MSGLESYVNNTVSIITADGRNFVGTLKGFDQTINIILDESHERVYSMTAGIEQVVLGLHIIRGDNVAIIGQLDESVDSKLDFSAIRGMPLEPVVH; via the coding sequence ATGTCGGGACTTGAGTCGTACGTTAACAATACGGTCTCAATCATCACCGCCGACGGGCGCAACTTTGTCGGCACACTGAAGGGCTTCGATCAGACGATTAACATCATTCTGGACGAGTCGCACGAGCGCGTTTATTCGATGACTGCTGGCATCGAACAGGTCGTGCTTGGTTTGCACATAATTCGCGGCGATAATGTGGCCATCATTGGGCAACTGGACGAGAGTGTGGACAGCAAGCTAGACTTCTCCGCTATCCGTGGCATGCCGCTGGAACCGGTGGTGCATTGA